One part of the Gossypium raimondii isolate GPD5lz chromosome 1, ASM2569854v1, whole genome shotgun sequence genome encodes these proteins:
- the LOC128042359 gene encoding uncharacterized protein LOC128042359 produces MDAKFLVCVYFDGVILTTSVGCVFECRQQIAMRFNRNVSFDEMKAMINAKIHRHCGRRISKIFYKFLVSTNPVKFVEMKLVDDEDVETMVDLYCGNGSEKNAPIHLFAELVGMEQNEYVNASDEEDGTEESWMVAPISYVDSESTMGGIGIDLNITPDVDMVGGEEEGGGEEEGGGDHWDEEVDSDGDPDMDDVPDDIDNEDVNNDEGINASSVGEQMRRILIHNNPGPHMSLIDPDAAYVAEFPEYPEIVHSHGMVVTSDDDELFIG; encoded by the coding sequence atggatgctaagtttcttgtatgcgtttatttcgatggagtcatcttgacaacaagtgttggatgtgtatttgaatgtcggcaacaaatagcaatgagatttaatagaaatgtatcgttcgatgaaatgaaggcaatgattaatgcaaaaattcatAGAcattgtgggagaaggatatcaaaaattttctacaagtttctagtttcgacaaatccggtcaaattcgtcgaaatgaaacttgtagacgacgaagacgtggagacaatggtcgatctctactgtgggaatgggagtgagaagaatgcaccgattcatttatttgctgagttagtcggtatggagcaaaatgaaTATGTTaatgcatctgatgaagaagACGGGACTGAAGAATCgtggatggtggctccaatatcatacgttgatagtgaatcaactatgggtgggatcggtatcgacctgaatattacacccgatgttgacatggttggtggtgaagaagaaggtggtggcgaagaagaaggtggtggcgatcattgggatgaagaggtcgatagtgacggtGATCCTGATAtggacgatgtacctgatgatattgacAATGAAGATGTCAACAACGATGAAGGCATTAACGCTTCTTCAGTCGGCGAGCAGATGCGGCGtattttgatacacaataatcctgggccacacatgtcgctcatagaccccgacgcagcgtatgtagctgagtttccagagtaccctgaaatagttcATTCTCACGGGATGGTCGTAACATCTGATGATGATGAGTTATTCATAGGCTAG
- the LOC105785591 gene encoding trihelix transcription factor ASR3, whose translation MSNPLPPPPPPSTHHHQHQPLNIITPATTSATTMTSAPNREYRKGNWTIQETLTLITAKRLDDERRAKPSTSSPSKPGELRWKWIENYCWDHGCFRSQNQCNDKWDNLLRDYKKVRQYQSSHSQSQSSHPFLSYWSMERHQRKLHNLPTNMSPEVFEALNDVLQRKLNTQQQPHLHQPSFSQSPEQLPLKTDQNPPEVDAPVTVSEESDSSETESSENLDSKTKRKKVRKIGSSIMRSASVLAQTLKSCEENKEKRHQQVMELEHRRLQIEETRNEVNRKGITDLVAAMTNLSGAIQSLIANH comes from the exons ATGTCCAACCCtctaccaccaccaccaccaccttcAACCCACCACCATCAACACCAACCACTGAACATCATCACACCAGCCACAACCTCGGCGACCACCATGACCTCCGCCCCGAACCGTGAATACCGCAAAGGAAACTGGACAATCCAAGAAACCCTAACACTCATAACAGCCAAAAGACTAGACGACGAACGGCGTGCCAAACCTTCCACAAGCTCACCTTCAAAACCAGGAGAATTAAGGTGGAAATGGATCGAAAACTATTGCTGGGACCATGGCTGTTTCCGTAGCCAAAACCAATGCAACGACAAATGGGATAACCTACTCCGTGACTACAAAAAGGTCCGACAGTACCAATCCTCCCACTCTCAATCCCAATCCTCCCATCCCTTCCTCTCTTACTGGTCCATGGAAAGACACCAACGTAAGCTCCATAACTTGCCCACCAACATGTCTCCTGAAGTCTTCGAAGCCCTCAACGATGTTCTTCAAAGAAAACTCAACACCCAACAACAGCCCCACCTCCACCAACCTTCTTTTTCTCAATCACCTGAGCAACTGCCTCTCAAGACTGACCAGAACCCACCGGAGGTTGATGCTCCGGTAACAGTTTCAG AGGAATCAGATTCTTCAGAGACAGAGTCAAGTGAAAATCTGGATTCCAAGACCAAACGCAAAAAAGTTAGGAAAATCGGTTCAAGCATAATGCGAAGTGCTTCGGTTTTGGCTCAAACCCTTAAAAGCTGCGAAGAGAATAAAGAGAAACGGCACCAACAAGTGATGGAACTCGAACACCGTCGACTCCAAATCGAAGAAACTCGAAACGAAGTCAACCGAAAAGGTATTACGGATCTGGTTGCCGCCATGACCAACTTATCTGGAGCTATTCAATCCCTCATCGCCAACCATTAG